One part of the Solea solea chromosome 16, fSolSol10.1, whole genome shotgun sequence genome encodes these proteins:
- the rras gene encoding ras-related protein R-Ras, translating into MSGDEERFKLVVVGGGGVGKSALTIQFIQSYFVSDYDPTIEDSYTKICTVDGKETRMDILDTAGQEEFGAMREQYMRSGEGFLLVFALNDRGSFHEVQKFHTQILRVKDRDDFPMVLVGNKADLEQQRVISRDDAQAFARENRIHYMEASAKNRYNVDETFLELVQIIRMFQEMECPPPTAHHTGKQKSGGCPCVLL; encoded by the exons ATGAGCGGAGACGAGGAGAGGTTCAAACTGGTGGTGgtcggaggaggaggggtgggcAAGAGCGCCCTCACCATTCAGTTCATTCAG TCCTACTTTGTGTCAGATTACGACCCCACCATCGAAGACTCCTACACCAAGATCTGCACTGTGGATGGAAAAGAGACCCGGATGGACA tcttgGATACAGCAGGTCAGGAGGAATTTGGAGCAATGAGGGAGCAGTACATGCGCTCAGGAGAAGGTTTCCTCCTGGTGTTTGCACTTAACGACAGGGGAag CTTCCACGAGGTTCAGAAATTCCACACCCAGATCTTGCGAGTGAAGGACCGCGACGACTTCCCCATGGTGCTGGTCGGAAACAAGGCTGACCTGGAACAGCAGAGAGTG ATCTCCAGGGACGACGCTCAGGCGTTTGCCAGAGAAAACAGGATCCACTACATGGAGGCGTCGGCTAAAAATCGCTACAATGTGGACGAAACCTTTTTAGAGTTGGTGCAAATTATCAG GATGTTTCAGGAGATGGAGTGTCCTCCTCCCACAGCTCATCATACAGGGAAACAGAAGAGTGGAGGATGTCCCTGCGTCCTCCTCTAA
- the prrg2 gene encoding transmembrane gamma-carboxyglutamic acid protein 2, with translation MAALSMVWIPVLSLLQLAHCAVTSRHAAGEPVLLDEASAASFLTRRLLYNSWDFEVVVPDNLERECVEEMCSYEEAREVFEDDAKTDSFWTDYVNSHDNAPRVDVSGLVAGIMALIVSAVIATVLGIYCYKAKQKSGRRSQQAPVRMAADGRPSTEMVPLVGIPAPGLPTYNEALHHSGQHDAPPPPYSGGAPSEPADPGDNQ, from the exons ATGGCAGCCTTGTCCATGGTGTGGATCCCGGTGCTGTCCCTGCTGCAGCTGGCCCACTGTGCAGTCACCTCCAGACATGCTGCAG gaGAGCCAGTGCTGTTGGACGAGGCGTCAGCCGCCTCCTTCCTGACACGCAGGCTGCTGTACAACAGCTGGGACTTTGAGGTGGTGGTGCCTGATAATctggagagagagtgtgtggagGAGATGTGCAGTTATGAGGAGGCCAGAGAAGTGTTTGAGGACGACGCTAAGACG gactcattttggaccgaCTACGTCAACAGTCACG ACAACGCTCCCAGAGTGGATGTGTCGGGGTTGGTCGCAGGGATCATGGCTCTCATTGTGTCTGCTGTTATTGCTACTGTACTGGGAATCTACTGCTACAAAGCCAAGCAGAAGAGTGGGCGGAGATCACAACA AGCTCCAGTGAGGATGGCAGCAGACGGCCGTCCATCCACAGAGATGGTGCCGCTCGTTGGGATCCCCGCTCCAGGTCTGCCCACCTACAATGAGGCTCTGCACCACAGTGGACAGCATGATGCCCCACCACCTCCATATTCAGG GGGGGCGCCATCAGAGCCTGCTGATCCTGGAGACAACCAATGA
- the si:ch211-195b15.8 gene encoding uncharacterized protein ZK757.2 yields the protein MVWSRDTEAEKPPLSVILPHLYLGAERDVTQERLASLGISYVLSVSRCSPQPSFLPRSRFLRIPIDDSLCDDLLPWIPQALHFIDAAVSSGASVLVHCAAGISRSPALAVAYIMYSLDLDLDQAYRFVKERRPSISPNFNFLGQLQHFQATLCHSASGGRSVLQQPDTCLSSSADSDDHCGQKMNLQAESVTGNTTHTHSFHSRDDTQHTHRHTRADGNQHLSVSGKLQTLHLTLNQQQVQTPYKDQAPSPCDPVKPAPKPTQLQLPSGSASLADKRKSLTLSLTPLVSSSSSSSSSSETGGKTHHHGWSSSYSRCSRDEVQEQEQRALSPFSCTLNKLLDWGERVLLGGLFFPPVRMGQAALPYRC from the exons gagCGGCTGGCCTCTCTGGGTATCTCGTACGTGCTGAGCGTGAGCCGCTGCAGTCCCCAGCCTTCGTTCCTGCCTCGCTCCAGATTTCTGCGCATTCCAATTGACGACTCCCTGTGTGACGATCTGTTGCCATGGATACCACAGGCTCTGCACTTCATCG ACGCAGCCGTGTCGTCCGGAGCCTCAGTGCTGGTTCACTGTGCAGCAGGGATCTCCCGCTCCCCTGCACTGGCTGTGGCCTACATCATGTACagtctggacctggacctggaccaggCCTACAG ATTTGTGAAAGAGCGTCGGCCCTCCATTTCTCCAAACTTCAACTTCCTGGGTCAGCTGCAGCACTTCCAGGCCACTCTGTGCCACAGCGCCTCCGGTGGCCGCTCCGTCCTCCAGCAGCCGGACACTTGTTTGTCTTCCTCCGCTGACAGTGACGACCACTGTGGTCAGAAGATGAACCTTCAGGCTGAATCTGTCactggaaacacaacacacacacacagctttcacAGCAGAGacgacacacaacacacacacagacacacacgcgctgATGGAAACCAGCACCTGTCAGTGTCAGGGAAACTTCAGACTCTTCATCTGACTCTTAATCAGCAGCAGGTTCAGACGCCGTACAAGGATCAGGCTCCGAGTCCCTGTGATCCTGTCaaacctgcaccaaagcccacgCAACTACAACTCCCATCAGGCTCTGCTTCTCTGGCAGACAAACGCAAAAGCCTCACTCTGTCTTTGACTCCTTtggtaagcagcagcagcagcagcagcagcagcagtgagacagGAGGGAAAACCCACCACCACGGGTGGAGTTCCTCCTACAGCAGGTGCAGCAGAGACGAggtgcaggagcaggagcagagggCGCTGTCGCCTTTCAGCTGTACCCTCAACAAACTGCTGGACTGGGGGGAGAGAGTTCTGCTGGGAGGACTGTTCTTCCCTCCTGTGCGGATGGGACAGGCCGCTCTGCCGTACAGGTGCTGA